The following is a genomic window from Hymenobacter monticola.
CCCGGCCGCCGAGAACAAGCGCAGGCCCATCCCAGCTACCAGCGCCGAGGGTTGGTTGCTGATGGCAACGTAAACCATGCCGGTGGCATCCACAGCCACTGCGTCGGCGTTAGTACTCATGTTGGAGTCGGTGATGGCTTGAGCCCATAGCACCGTGCCGCCCGGGCTTAATTTGGCGACGAAACCGTTGGCTCGGCTACCGATGACATTGGCCGGCAACGCGAAAGTACCCAAAGTGAGTGTGCCGCTATAAGTTCCGCATACCACGGTGTTGCCGGTGGCATCGAGGGCCACATCTTCGGCTCGGGCGGCGGTACCCGTGCCGGACGTGGCCAGGGCAGTGGTCCACTGCACGGCGCCTTGTGCGTCGAGCTTGGTTACCAAAGCACTGTTGAGCTGACCATTGAGCGGCAGGCTTTGGCCGTTGTACGTGGCCGCGCTGCTGTAGTAGCCCACCGCCACCGTGGCACCGCTGGCGTCGACAACCACCCGGTTAAAGTGCGTGTTGCCGGGGCTGTACACCGATTTGGCCCAGCCTTGGGCCGAGGCGCCCAAGGGCAGGAGCATGGCGGCCAACAGGCCGAGAATGGGGCGGAGTAGTGGGGTCATATTTGGGAAAGGAGTTGACGGGCAAAAGCATCAAACGATGTATGGTTGCATTTCCATAAATTAGAGACTACGCGGCCCAGTATGGTTGCCAGAAGCCTGGAAAACACTCAACAGCGTATCGCCGGCGCAACTTTTCTCGCGCCAACCCGATTTCCCGCCGTAACTTTGACTGGCAAAAGGTACCAACCCCCAACCCCTTTTGCCATGGCGGACTCCGCAACCCCCAAAATTGCCTTCGAGGCTCTCACCTACGACGATGTGCTGCTGCTGCCAGCGTACTCCGAGGTTTTGCCCCGCGACTGCGACACCAGCACCCGCCTCACCCCCAACATCCGGCTGCAAACCCCGCTGATTTCGGCGGCCATGGACACCGTCACGGAGTCGGACATGGCCATTGCGCTGGCGCAGGAAGGCGGCTTGGGCATCATTCACAAAAACATGTCGGTGAAGGCGCAGGCCGAGCAGGTGCGCCGCGTGAAGCGCAGCGAGTCGGCCCTGATTCAGGACCCCTTCACCCTGCCGCCCACCGCCACCCTGGCCGACGCCCGCCAGCTCATGCGCAAGCACAACATCGGCGGCATTCCGGTGGTGAACGAAAGCCAAGTGCTCGAAGGCATCCTCACCAGCCGCGACCTGCGCTTCGAAAAAGACATGAGCCAGCCCGTGACTACGGTGATGGTCCCCTTGGACCGCCTCGTGACGGCCCCCGCCGGCATCACCCAGGCCGCCGCCGAGCAGCTCCTCACCGACAGCAAAGTGGACAAGCTGCCGCTGGTAGACGCTGAGGGCCGCCTCGCCGGCCTGATGACCTACAAAGACATTCGCAAGCGCCGCCGCGCCCCCAACGCCAGTAAAGACCACCTGGGCCGCCTACGCGTGGGCGCCGCCGTGGGCGTCACGCCCGACCTGCTCCAGCGCGTGGCCGCCCTGGTGGAGGCCGGAGTCGACATCGTGAGCCTCGACACCGCCCACGGCCACTCCAAAGGCGTGATGGATGCCGTGCGCGCCATCAAAGCCGCCTACCCGAACCTGGACGTGATGGCCGGCAACGTGGCCACCGAAGCCGGCGCCCGCGCCCTGGCCGAGGCCGGCGCCGACGTGGTGAAAGTAGGTGTGGGCCCCGGCTCTATCTGCACCACGCGCATCATTGCCGGCATTGGGGTGCCGCAGCTGTCGGCCGTGCTCGAAGCCGCCAAAGGCCTCGCCGGCACCGGTGTGACGCTGGTGGCCGACGGCGGCATCAAGTTTTCGGGCGATGTGGTGAAGGCCCTGGCCGGGGGTGCCGCCGCCGTGATGGTGGGCTCGCTGCTGGCCGGCACCGAAGAAGCGCCCGGCGACCTCATCATTTACGAGGGCCGCAAGTACAAGAGCTACCGCGGCATGGGCTCCGTCGAGGCCATGGAGGACGGCAGCAAGGACCGGTACTTCCAGGACGCCGAGGACGACGTGAAGAAGCTGGTGCCCGAGGGCATCGTGGGCCGCGTGCCGTTCAAAGGCAACGTGGGCGAGGTGATTTACCAGTTGGCGGGCGGGCTGCGCGCTGGCATGGGCTACGTGGGCGCCCCCAACATGGAGGCCCTGCAGGCGGCGCAGTTTGTGCGCATCACCGGGGCGGGCCTGCGCGAAAGCCACCCGCACGACGTGCAAATCACCCGCGAGGCGCCGAATTATTCGAGCCGCTAGTCAAACTTTTTTAGCCGTCTGAGATTCAACAAGCCCCGCCGGCCTACGCTGGTGGGGCTTCTTACGTATGGCCGTCGGGATGAACCGGGTTTTGTCCCTGCGATTGTATCTTGCATGCCGGTTGAGCGCCGCCCACGGCGCAAGAGGCTGGTGGGCTTGTGTTATTCCTAGTTTCTGTCTGTGCCTCAACGCTTACGCTCCATTTTATTGCCGCTGACGGCCCTGAGCTGGCTGCTGCTGCTGCTGAGTGCCCTGAGCCACTCGGGGGCCGGGCCGTGGCTGGGCGCGTGGCCGCAATGGACCACGCAGCTCGCGCAGGGCGTGTTTGTGCTGGGCGTTTTCTTGCTCTACCGCTACCACCGCTCGCCGCTGCAAGGCCAGGCGTTTGTGCGCCTGCTGAAGCGCCTGCTCCTGGGGCCGGGCCTGTTGGCGCTGGTGTGCATTGGCCTGCATTTGCTCGAGCGCCTGCTTGAGCCCGGTGGTGGTACCGGTCAGGCCAGCCTGCTGTTTACGAGCATCTACACGGTCAACCTCGGGTTGTTTGTCGTTTTCCTGGCCCGCACCAACTACGCATGGCGGGCGCTGGTGCTTTTCCGCTCCACGCCCCGCCTGCAGCGCGAGTGGACCGTATTTGAAGTGCTGCTGGGTGCCACGCTCCTGTTTCGGCTGGTGGGCGTGAACCCGCCCGATTATTTGGCCTACCCGCTGGTGGCGGGGCTGGGCTTGTTTGGGGTGTACCTGAGCGGGCACCAGAAATGGGTGGCCTACCTCAGCCAGCGCGAAAAGTGGCGGGCTATTTTGCTGCAATCCGGCCTGCTGCTCGGCCTGCTGGTGTTTGTGCAGTACTTCCGCGTCACGCAGGTCGACCCCCAGCTTATTGCGCCGCAGCCGCAGTACGCGTTTTTGTTGCTCACCGCATTTTTCTCGGCCTTTTATGCCTTGATGGGCTTACTGGTCACGTTTTTCAACATGCCCATTGCCGACGTCATCGAGCAACGGCGCAACGAAATACTGCGCCTGCAGCGGCTCACCCAGATTATCCAGCGCGGCCAAACCACAACCGAGGTGTACCGCATTCTGCTCGAATCGGCGGTGCAAACGGTGCAGGCCGACGCCGCCTGGCTCGACCTCGACCCCGCCCACGCCGGCATCGATGCAGCCGACGCCACGCAATACCACTGCCTCACCCCGGACCAGGCCGATGCCATGCGTGCCCGCCTGCAGGGCCACGAGCTGCCCGAGGGCGAATACATCACCAACGACCTGAATGCCCGCATTGGGTTTGAAGGCACTTCGCAGCACTACCGCTCCATGCTGCAGTTGCCCATGCGCGGCCTGCACTTCAACTACGGCATGCTCTACCTGCTGAAGCTGGAGCCGCACACATTTGACCGCGAAGACCTGAGCATTCTGCAAACGTTCACCAGCCAGGCCGTGCTCAGCATCGAAAACCTGGAACTGGTGCGCACCTCGCTGGCCAACCAGCGCACCCAGGAAGAGCTGAAAATTGCCTCGCAGGTACAGGACAGCCTCATTCCCAAAAACCTCCCCACCGACAACTGGTTCGACATCAGCTCGCACTCGCTGGCGGCCAAGGAGGTGGGCGGCGACTTCTACGACTTCCTGCACCTGCCGGGCCGGCGGCTGGCCGTCATCATCGGCGACGTGAGCGGCAAGGGCGTGACCGCCGCCTTCCACATGGCCCAGATGAAGGGAATTTTCCACTCCCTGATGCAGGAAAACCCGCTGGCCAAAAACGAGCGCGACAAATTTCCGGTGCCCAGCCGCTTCATGGCCCAGGCCAACATGGCCCTTACCCACTGCCTGGAAAAATCCTCGTTCATCACCTCCTCGCTCTACATCATTGATTATGAGCAGGGCGGCTTCGTATTTGCCCGCGCCGGGCACTGCCATACGCTCTACTACCACGCCCTGCGCGAAGAAGTGTTCTACTTTGATTCGCAGGGGCTGGGCCTCGGCATCATCCGCAACGAGAGCTACGAGAAGCACATCAAAAACCAGTTTTACGACTACAGCCCCGGCGACGTGATGGTGATTTACACCGACGGCATCGTGGAAGCGCGCGGCGGCGACGGCACCGAGGAATACGGCGAAGACCGGCTGAAGCTTCGTCTGGAAGAGAGCTATTTCCAGGAGGCCGACGAAATTAAAAACTTCATTCTCGACGACCTCAACGGCTTTACGCACGGGCACCCCATTCATGACGACCAGACCTTGCTGGTCATTAAATTCAAGTCGGCCCAACCCCTACCGTTAGCCTGACGTATCGACCTCACTATGAAAGTAACTGCTCAACCCTCCGCCGATACGCTTACCCTCCTGCTCGACGGTGAGCTGGACGCCAGCTCCGCCATTGTCCTTGACACTGAGCTAGCTAAGCCCGATATTCTGAACTACCGCAAGGTGCTCGTCGACTGCGCCAAGCTGAGCTACATTTCGTCGGCCGGCCTGGGCGTGTTCATCTCGCACCTGCAGCGTTTCCAGGATGCCAACGTGAAGCTGGTGTTCTTCAACATGCAGGAAAAAGTGTTCAACGTATTCGAAATCCTTGGCCTGGATGCGCTGATGACCATCGTGCCCAGCGCCACCGAAGCCGAAGCCGCCTGATATTAAGTTTTGAATGTTAAGGGTTGAGTGTTGAGTTAACGGGGTCCGCCCTTGCGCTGCACAGGTATCCATTTAACATTCAACCCTCAACATTCAACCCTTCCGACGTGAAATCATCGCTCCGCATTGCTTGCTCCCGCAGCCACCTGCAAGAGGTGCGGGATTTCGTGCGGAATTACCTCAGCAGCCTCAGCCTGCCCGAAATCACCATCAACCAAGTGGTGCTGGCCATTGATGAGGTGGTGGCCAATTTCATCATCCATGCCAACGGCGAGGACGAAACCCAGTTCCTGGACCTGGAACTGGCCTTTACCAAGCAGGAGCTGAATGTGGAAATTGCCGACCACGGCGACACCATTTTCCTGCCCGGCGCTCACCAATCGCCCGACCTGCGGGCCTACATCAAAGAAGGCCGCAAAGGCGGCATGGGCATGACCCTGGTGAACCGCCTCATGGACCGGGTAGAATTCTTTACCCGCGGCAACCACACGGTGTGCCACCTGAGCAAGCATTTGGCTTAAATCGAAGCGTTTCTGCCCTCTAGCACGTCATGCTGGGCGCAGCCGAAACATCTCTGCCGCAATAGTAAATAATTACGTTGCGCATGAGAGATGCTTTGGCTGCGCCCAGCATGACGTTCTTTGTTTTGGATTGGCTGCTGATAAGCTTCGCCTTTCTTTCCGTCCGGAAATTAGTTAATTTCGCACCGGTAATTTTATGCCCGCGCGGCTGACTTCTTCCCAGCCGAGGTTCTTGTTTTCTCTAGCTTTTTATATGCACAAACGCATTCTGTACGCCGGCGCAGCCGTCGTGACGTTGCTGGCGGGTTGCCAGACCTCTAAACCGGCCCCCTCGGCCGCCGTGGCTTCTACCACCGCCACGGGCCCCGTGGTCGAAACGCTGGGGACTTACCCCGTGCCGGCCAACGAGTTTGCCTACGTGTACCGCAAAAACAACAGCTCGGCCCCTGACTACGGCACCCGCCAGAGCGTGACCGACTACCTCGACCTCTACACCAACTTCCGCCTGAAAGTGCTGGAAGCCGAGCAGCGCGGCCTCGACACCACCCAGGCCTTCAAGCGCGAGTTGGAAGGCTACCGCCAGCAATTGGCCCAGCCCTACCTCACCGAGAAGAGCGTGACCGACCAGCTCGTGCGTGAGGCCTACGACCGCATGAGCCAGGAGGTAAATGCCTCGCACATCCTCGTCCGCGTGGCGCCTGATGCCACGCCGCAGGACACCCTGGCCGCTTACCAGAAAATCACGAAGCTGCGCCAGCAAGCCCAGGCGGGCGAAGACTTCGGCCAGCTGGCCCGCGCCAACAGCGAAGACCCTTCGGCCAAGGAAAATGGCGGCAAGCTGGGCTATTTCACGGCCATGCAGATGGTGTACCCGTTTGAGTCGGTGGCGTATAAGACGCCGGTGGGGCAGGTGTCGCAGCCGGTGCGCACGCGCTTCGGCTACCACCTCATCAAGGTGAACGACAAGCGCGCGGCGCAGGGCGAAATCAAGGTGGCCCACCTCATGATTCGGATGAACGCCAACGCACCCAAAGCCGACTCCATCACCGCCAAGAAGAAAATTGACGAGCTGTACAGCCGCCTGAAAAAGGGCGAGAACTGGGACAAACTCGTGGCCCAGTTCTCGGAAGACGCCGGCTCGGCGGCCAACGGCGGCGAGCTGCCGCCCTTCGGCACCGGCCGCATGATTCCTTCTTTCGAAGAATCCGCCTTTAAGCTGCAAAAGCCCGGCGACCTCTCGGCTCCTGTGCAGACGCCCTACGGCTGGCACGTTATTCGGCTGATTGAGAAGCAGCCGCTGGCCAAGTTTGCCGACCTGGAAGCGGGCCTGAAAAGCAAAGTGGCCAAAGATTCGCGCTCGGAGCTGAACAAGGCCGCCTTCCTGAAGCGTGTGCGCCAAGAAGACAAGTTTGCGGAAGTGCCCGCCGCCAAAACCTACGTATTCAGCAAAGCCGACACGGCGCTGGTGGCCGGCCGCTACAAGTACGTGGCCCCGGCTGCTGCGATGAAAGCGCCCGCTAAGAACGCCGTGACTGACAACTCGGCGCTGTTCACCATCAACGGCAAGCCCTACACGGTGAAGGAGTTCCTGACTTTTGCGCAGCAAAACCAGCGCCCGCGCACGGGCGCGCAGCCCAGCTTCGCCATGCAGCAGCTCTACGACCAGTACGTGGAGCAAAGCCTGACCGACTACGAGAAAAACAGCCTCGACACCAAGTACGAGGACTACCGCATGCTGGTGAAGGAGTACCGCGACGGCATCCTGCTCTTCCAGCTGATGGACGAGAAAGTATGGAGCAAGGCCATTGAGGACACCGTGGGCCTGAAAAAGTACTTCGCTGCCAACCAAAGCAAGTACCAGTGGGACCAGCGCGTGCAGGGCACGGTGGTGAGCGCCGCTTCGCCCGCCCTGCTGGCCCGCGCGCAGAAAGAGCTGAAAGCCGGCCGCACCCCGGTGACCAAGAACGTGCCCAAGGCTATTGCTGTTCGCCCGGGCGGGACCATTCAAACCAAAATTGGCGGCATTGCTCTGGATGGTTTGCTCAAGGAAATGCTGCAGGACACCCTTTCACGCGTGACCCTGACCGGCCGCGTGAAGAAAGGCGAAAAAGCCAGCCTGGCCGGCGCCCGCGCCGACTCGGTGGCCAGCTACCTGCGCCGGCGCGGCGGCATTTCGGCCCGCCGCATCAGCAAAACCGTGGCCAAGGCGCCTGCCGCCGAAAGCCAGGTGCAAGTGGCGGTAGTGAGCGCCAATCCGGCCGCCATCGAGAGCGAGCTGAACGAGCAAAACCCGCTGTCGGTGCAAATCAGCCAGCGCATCTTCCAGAAGGGCGACAACAAGGTGATGGATGAGCTGATGGGCAAGGGCCCCGGCACCTATAATGTGCAGAAGGACGGGCGCTACTACGCCGCCACCATCGACAAAGTGCTGCCGGCCGGTCCCAAAACCTTGGCCGAAGCCCGCGGCCAGGCCACCAGCGACTACCAAACTTACCTGGAAAAAGAGTGGATTGCGCAGATGCGCGCCGCCCGCCCCGTGCAGGTGAACGAGGCAGAGGTGAATAAGCTCATCACGAAGTAATACCTGTACCCCGAAGCTCCGGCTTCGGCCCGCCAGAACAAGGACGTTCAACGGGCCGAAGCCGGAGCTTCGGGGTACTCGTTTTTAGGCGCTGCAACCTTCTCCGCCGGGTGCGGCTCCTTGTTTTTGTCCGCCCGCGGATTTATCATGAAATTTGTGCGCCCATTTGCGTGTTAAGCGTGGGTGTGGCTCAGGCCCTGGCCGAATGGCCGACGGGCTTTTCTTAGTTGATTATATGCTTGTTAATGTGAATCGTGCCGCGGCGTCGGCCCTTCTTACGCTCTTGTTGCTCGTGGGCCTGGTGCCCGTTTCCAAGGCCCAGCTGGGCATCAGCCGGCCCAAGGGGCAGGAGCTGCTCGACGGCATTGTGGTGAAGGTGGACAACCAGATTGTGCTCCGCTCCGACGTGGAGCTTATTTACGGGCAGGAAGTGGCCCGCGCGGCCGGCAAGCCGCTGCCGCCCGATTTGAAATGCAAAATCCTGCAAAGCCTCGTGCTGAACAAGCTGATGCTGGCCAAGGCCGAAACGGACTCGGTGGTGGTAGAAGACAAGCAGGTGAACAGCGAGGTGGACCGCCGCATGGCCTATTTCGTGCAACAGATTGGCTCGGAAAAACGCCTCGAGGAGCAATACAACAAG
Proteins encoded in this region:
- a CDS encoding peptidylprolyl isomerase yields the protein MHKRILYAGAAVVTLLAGCQTSKPAPSAAVASTTATGPVVETLGTYPVPANEFAYVYRKNNSSAPDYGTRQSVTDYLDLYTNFRLKVLEAEQRGLDTTQAFKRELEGYRQQLAQPYLTEKSVTDQLVREAYDRMSQEVNASHILVRVAPDATPQDTLAAYQKITKLRQQAQAGEDFGQLARANSEDPSAKENGGKLGYFTAMQMVYPFESVAYKTPVGQVSQPVRTRFGYHLIKVNDKRAAQGEIKVAHLMIRMNANAPKADSITAKKKIDELYSRLKKGENWDKLVAQFSEDAGSAANGGELPPFGTGRMIPSFEESAFKLQKPGDLSAPVQTPYGWHVIRLIEKQPLAKFADLEAGLKSKVAKDSRSELNKAAFLKRVRQEDKFAEVPAAKTYVFSKADTALVAGRYKYVAPAAAMKAPAKNAVTDNSALFTINGKPYTVKEFLTFAQQNQRPRTGAQPSFAMQQLYDQYVEQSLTDYEKNSLDTKYEDYRMLVKEYRDGILLFQLMDEKVWSKAIEDTVGLKKYFAANQSKYQWDQRVQGTVVSAASPALLARAQKELKAGRTPVTKNVPKAIAVRPGGTIQTKIGGIALDGLLKEMLQDTLSRVTLTGRVKKGEKASLAGARADSVASYLRRRGGISARRISKTVAKAPAAESQVQVAVVSANPAAIESELNEQNPLSVQISQRIFQKGDNKVMDELMGKGPGTYNVQKDGRYYAATIDKVLPAGPKTLAEARGQATSDYQTYLEKEWIAQMRAARPVQVNEAEVNKLITK
- a CDS encoding STAS domain-containing protein encodes the protein MKVTAQPSADTLTLLLDGELDASSAIVLDTELAKPDILNYRKVLVDCAKLSYISSAGLGVFISHLQRFQDANVKLVFFNMQEKVFNVFEILGLDALMTIVPSATEAEAA
- a CDS encoding ATP-binding protein; the encoded protein is MKSSLRIACSRSHLQEVRDFVRNYLSSLSLPEITINQVVLAIDEVVANFIIHANGEDETQFLDLELAFTKQELNVEIADHGDTIFLPGAHQSPDLRAYIKEGRKGGMGMTLVNRLMDRVEFFTRGNHTVCHLSKHLA
- a CDS encoding PP2C family protein-serine/threonine phosphatase, encoding MPQRLRSILLPLTALSWLLLLLSALSHSGAGPWLGAWPQWTTQLAQGVFVLGVFLLYRYHRSPLQGQAFVRLLKRLLLGPGLLALVCIGLHLLERLLEPGGGTGQASLLFTSIYTVNLGLFVVFLARTNYAWRALVLFRSTPRLQREWTVFEVLLGATLLFRLVGVNPPDYLAYPLVAGLGLFGVYLSGHQKWVAYLSQREKWRAILLQSGLLLGLLVFVQYFRVTQVDPQLIAPQPQYAFLLLTAFFSAFYALMGLLVTFFNMPIADVIEQRRNEILRLQRLTQIIQRGQTTTEVYRILLESAVQTVQADAAWLDLDPAHAGIDAADATQYHCLTPDQADAMRARLQGHELPEGEYITNDLNARIGFEGTSQHYRSMLQLPMRGLHFNYGMLYLLKLEPHTFDREDLSILQTFTSQAVLSIENLELVRTSLANQRTQEELKIASQVQDSLIPKNLPTDNWFDISSHSLAAKEVGGDFYDFLHLPGRRLAVIIGDVSGKGVTAAFHMAQMKGIFHSLMQENPLAKNERDKFPVPSRFMAQANMALTHCLEKSSFITSSLYIIDYEQGGFVFARAGHCHTLYYHALREEVFYFDSQGLGLGIIRNESYEKHIKNQFYDYSPGDVMVIYTDGIVEARGGDGTEEYGEDRLKLRLEESYFQEADEIKNFILDDLNGFTHGHPIHDDQTLLVIKFKSAQPLPLA
- the guaB gene encoding IMP dehydrogenase gives rise to the protein MADSATPKIAFEALTYDDVLLLPAYSEVLPRDCDTSTRLTPNIRLQTPLISAAMDTVTESDMAIALAQEGGLGIIHKNMSVKAQAEQVRRVKRSESALIQDPFTLPPTATLADARQLMRKHNIGGIPVVNESQVLEGILTSRDLRFEKDMSQPVTTVMVPLDRLVTAPAGITQAAAEQLLTDSKVDKLPLVDAEGRLAGLMTYKDIRKRRRAPNASKDHLGRLRVGAAVGVTPDLLQRVAALVEAGVDIVSLDTAHGHSKGVMDAVRAIKAAYPNLDVMAGNVATEAGARALAEAGADVVKVGVGPGSICTTRIIAGIGVPQLSAVLEAAKGLAGTGVTLVADGGIKFSGDVVKALAGGAAAVMVGSLLAGTEEAPGDLIIYEGRKYKSYRGMGSVEAMEDGSKDRYFQDAEDDVKKLVPEGIVGRVPFKGNVGEVIYQLAGGLRAGMGYVGAPNMEALQAAQFVRITGAGLRESHPHDVQITREAPNYSSR